GATGTCGTTCAAGTCCTGATGAAAATCCAGCTGTACTTTTATGACTCGACCAAGTTTCCCCTAAAGTTGATCAAGTTGGTTTGTTATTGATGTAAAAAGTGTATCATTGTATATGTTCAAGTAAATTTGAATTATGTGTGTGAAGATTTATAGATTGTAATATACATGTGATCAAGCCTTGTTTATTTTTTAGTAAATCAGTCGGAAGAAATGGAGACGCTGTCTTCAAGAGAAGATGCTGACATTGATAATCCAGTTGTCAAGGAAACAACTAAGGATAGTGTTGgagacaacaacaacatcaaagcTGGAAATCTTGTTGATGGCGTCTCTGTCAAAGATATGATGACGTCAGCAAGTGATGCTGACAAAGATTTGCTAGATTCTGTGAGTCCACCAACAGATGATGCTGTCAGCGGTAATGGAAGACTTGCTGATCAATATCCTGATGGTAGTATTTCTTCCAAAGATACTTTGGATTCAGTGTCTTCAAACAAAGTTGCCAATGGTTCTGTGGACAAACGTCTGCCAGATTCTTTTACAGATGATGCTGACAACAGCAATGGTAGAATTGCTGATGGAGATCCTGATGGTAGCATGCATTCCAAAGAAACCCCTGGTTTAGTATCTTCCAATGATGCTGACAATGGCTCTGTCGACAAAGAACTGTCAGATTCTTTGAAGTCATCTACAGCTGGTGGTGACAACAGCAATGGTGGAGGTCCTGATGGTAGCATGTCTTCTAAAGAGACTTTAGGTTTGGTAGCTTCCAACGATGTTGACAATGGTGTTGGCGACAAAGAACTGTCAGATTCTTCGAAGGCACCTACAGCTGGTGCTGACAACAGCAATGGCAGAAGCCCTGATGGTAGCATGTCTTCTAAAGAGACTTCAGGTTTGGTAGCTTCAAACGATGGTGTTGTCGACAAAGAACTGTCAGATTCTTTGAATTCATCTACAGATGGTGCTGACAACAGCAATGGCGGAGATCCTGATGGTAGCAAGCATTCCAAAGAGACCCCTGGTTTAGTGTCTTCCAATGATGCTGACAATGGTTCTGTCGACAAAGAACTGCCAGATTCTTTGAAGTCATCTGCAGCTGATGCTGACAACAGCAATGGCCGAGGTCTTGATGATAGCATGTCTTCTAAAGAGACTTTAGGTTTGGTAGCTTCCACCactgctgataatggtgttgTCGACAAAGAACTGCCAGATTCTTTGAAGTCATCTACAGCTGATGCTGACAACAGCAATGGCGGAGGTCCTGATGGTAACATGTCTTCTAAAGAGACTTTATGTTTGGTAGCTTCATACGATGCTGATGATGGTGTTGTCGACAAAGAACTGCCAGATTCTCTGAATTCATCTACAGATGGTACTGACAACAACAATGGCAGAGTTGGTGATAAAGGTTCTGATGGTAGCATGCCTACTTCAAACGATGTTAGACATGGTTCTTCAGACAAAAAGGTGCCAGATTTTTCAGATCCTATTGAAGGCAGTCTTGCCATGGCTACCAATAGAGATCAACATGACATTAATGAGTGTGCTTCCAAAGGTGTATCAACTTGTTCCAAAGCTAATCTTGCAGACAGTAGCAACACTAGCAAAAGGGCTGATGATAATCAAAGTCTAATCAGAGCCAAAATTGATAACAATGCTGCAACTTCAACAGTGGCTTCGTCAGATCATCCTGAAAATAATCTTGTAGATAACAGTATCACAACAGGTGATGATCATGGTCACAAAAATGAAGTAAATATCAAGCCTGCACATGACGCAGACAATGGTGAACATTCTACTGAAAAAGTGGCATCAGATTATTGTGATGTTGATTCAGAGGGTCCGACCAAAGCTGCTGAAAGGTCTTCAGACCAGGGTGAGGACAATAGTTTCAATAATAGCAAGAGACCAGATCCATCAAATACTGCCAAACTTGCAGACCACAATAGCGCTGATGTTGGAAATGCTTCAGACATGCCAAGTAGTACAGCCGCTGATGATAGTGTCGTTGAAGCATCGGGGAACAATGGAGGGACTTTTGACTGTCGATTCTGCGCAAACTCGTTCCAAACCGACGCTGATAGAGTGAAACACGAGCAAGGGCACAAGTTTTCTCGGGTGGCGAAATTCAAATGCGACATTTGTTCTGAAAAGTTCACGAAGGGTTGCTTGCTGAAGCATCACAGAAAAACGCATTTTAGTGGGAAGAGTTTCAAGCAATTTCAGTGTGACGTGTGCTCGCAGGAATTTGGGCGAAAGGATCATCTGAATCGTCACTTGCAGAATATTCATATGCGGAATAAGAAATGTAAATTCTGTGGGAAGTTATTCGACGACAAATTGATATTAGAAGCTCATGAGAATACTCACGAGGGTAGTTCTCCAAAGTTTAAGTATACGTGCCAAGAATGCGGAAAATGCTTTTCGAATTCGTGGAATTTGCAGCGGCATGGGATTATGCATTCACCAGTAAAGGTATTCTGTAACTACTGCGGTGAATCGTTCGATAAAAAAGAGAAGTTACGCGATCACAAGCTTGAAGTACACGATGAGGGAAGTCCTACCGTGGAGGAAAGCGCAGGGACAGATTCAAGTAACAAAGCTAAATCGTCTGCTAAAAAAGTATCGTCTGCTATAAAAGTACAGCCTAATGAAACCATTTCGTCCTTGGAACAATCAAAACCTAGCAGCACAATTCCTTTGTCAAAACAACACAAAGATGGCAACACCACTTCAAAACAACACAAAGATGGCAACATCACTCTATCCAAATGTCGATATTGTAGCCTAGAGTTTACGACAGATACAGAATTGCTTCGGCACGAGGCCACTCACTCGCGCAGACAGGTGTTTTCGTGCATGTATTGCGGTGCTACTTTCAGTCAAAGAGGAACTTTAAAAGTTCACGAAATGGAGAAACACATGGAGGACGAACTTCCAGAAGATGTCGATCGTGAACGTGGGATTAAAGCAAAAACTGATCGTGCCAAAAAATCGCATGGCAAGTTATTTTTGTGTGCATATTGCGGTGCTTCTTTCAGCCAGAGAGGACCTTTACAGGCACATGAAAGGAAGGAACACCCGGAGAAAGAGCTTCCAGAGGGTGATGATCACTTAGAGGGGGATGGTCAAGAAAGTGAGGGAGTACCAGACACTGGTAATGTAAAAGATGCTGACAAATCTAAGCAAGATGTCGTCGAGGATTCACATAAAGGTAGCAGACTTAAAAGTGGACAAGCAGACGTAGATGTTTCCCCGCATAAGTGTCGCTACTGTCATTCCAGTTTTAACACAACGCTACAGCTACGAGAGCATGAAATTACGCACGCACGAGGGAAGACGTTCGTGTGCGAATATTGCGGTGCTACATTTAGTCAGATGGGGACATTAAAGATACACGAAATGCAGAGACATCTGGATCAGGAGGTGCGAGCAGGGAACAAGCGTAAACTCTCTTCCCACGTTCCACCGAAACCGAAGGCAAAGATGTACTATTGCGATAAGTGTAGTGAAAGCTTTACGAGTGAAGCAGAGCGCAATAAACACGTGATGAAACACCCGACATGCTACTTGTGCGACAAAAGATTCGCAAATGATAGAGGATTGCAAACTCATATGCATATTCATCACTCAGGAAACCAGTTTAAATGCGAAACATGCAAGAAGCAATTTTCGCACCTAGCTCAGCTAAAGCGCCACCAAGTTTTCCACGAAGAAGACCGACCATTCAAGTGTGGTAGTTGTGAAGCCACTTATAAACAGAAGTGGGCGCTTCAACAACATCAGGTTACACACTCAGACTATGTCTATAAATGTGATCAATGTGGAAAACGATTCCGTCGCCCATACAGCTTGCAGCGCCACCAAGCAGAGTCATGCTGCAAAGCTGCCCAAGAATATAATTGCCTACAGTGTAAACAAGTGTTCACGAATAAAGAAGAATGTCATCAGCACATAATCATCAACCATGCAGAGGTCCTCTACAAGTGCACAAACTGCCAGCAGACGTTTAAAAACGTCACAGAACTCAATAAACACGAAGCTAACCGGAGTTTTTGCTCCCAGTATCTCGCATCGCAAAGTCCGAAGGACGACGACGTTTATCGATGTAGCGATTGCAAAGAAAGCTTTGAAGATATTATCAGTCTTGGGTGCCATACTTGTCAGATAGTCGAGGGTGTCAAGAAGTGTGGGTACTGTCAGGAGTCATTTGAGTCCTCGGAGAGACTCAAAGAACATGAGCAGACGATGCATAAGACTGAGAAGAAGAATGGTGCTGAAGAAGTTGTCCACAAGTGTGCTTCCTGTCATCAGGACTTTGAGACATTGAAGAGTCTGCAAGAACATGAAGAGGTGTGTGAGCCCAAGAATCGGGATGAAGTCATAGGAGATGGACTTAACAGCCATCGGGAAGCTGCGGACGAACGTGAAAAAGTTAAGCCAGCAGATGAACAAGGAGAGCAACCTGTCGAAGCAGCAGCAAGTCTCCAATCTAATGATGGCAAGGCAGTTGTGTCTTCAGATAAAGAGCCTGCTCAGCAAACTGATGATAAGCAGAAAGCAGATTCAACAGAGGAAGACGAAACATTTTCATGCGAATTGTGCGAGTTAACCTTCGATACACAATCCTTACTGAGCACGCACGAAGAGACGCATAAGATACCAGATAATAGTAGCCAGGCGGTTAAAACAGTAATTTCCTATAAATGTGATAAGTGCGAGAAGTCTTTTGCCCGGTTTCAAGACTGTGTAAACCATGAACAAGGCTGCAATTTTTCAAAGGAAACAAAAAAGCAACAAGGAGATGGAGCATTTACTTGTGGTTACTGTGTAGCATCATTCACTTCAAAAGAGCTGTTGAAAA
Above is a genomic segment from Amphiura filiformis chromosome 10, Afil_fr2py, whole genome shotgun sequence containing:
- the LOC140162926 gene encoding uncharacterized protein, which translates into the protein METLSSREDADIDNPVVKETTKDSVGDNNNIKAGNLVDGVSVKDMMTSASDADKDLLDSVSPPTDDAVSGNGRLADQYPDGSISSKDTLDSVSSNKVANGSVDKRLPDSFTDDADNSNGRIADGDPDGSMHSKETPGLVSSNDADNGSVDKELSDSLKSSTAGGDNSNGGGPDGSMSSKETLGLVASNDVDNGVGDKELSDSSKAPTAGADNSNGRSPDGSMSSKETSGLVASNDGVVDKELSDSLNSSTDGADNSNGGDPDGSKHSKETPGLVSSNDADNGSVDKELPDSLKSSAADADNSNGRGLDDSMSSKETLGLVASTTADNGVVDKELPDSLKSSTADADNSNGGGPDGNMSSKETLCLVASYDADDGVVDKELPDSLNSSTDGTDNNNGRVGDKGSDGSMPTSNDVRHGSSDKKVPDFSDPIEGSLAMATNRDQHDINECASKGVSTCSKANLADSSNTSKRADDNQSLIRAKIDNNAATSTVASSDHPENNLVDNSITTGDDHGHKNEVNIKPAHDADNGEHSTEKVASDYCDVDSEGPTKAAERSSDQGEDNSFNNSKRPDPSNTAKLADHNSADVGNASDMPSSTAADDSVVEASGNNGGTFDCRFCANSFQTDADRVKHEQGHKFSRVAKFKCDICSEKFTKGCLLKHHRKTHFSGKSFKQFQCDVCSQEFGRKDHLNRHLQNIHMRNKKCKFCGKLFDDKLILEAHENTHEGSSPKFKYTCQECGKCFSNSWNLQRHGIMHSPVKVFCNYCGESFDKKEKLRDHKLEVHDEGSPTVEESAGTDSSNKAKSSAKKVSSAIKVQPNETISSLEQSKPSSTIPLSKQHKDGNTTSKQHKDGNITLSKCRYCSLEFTTDTELLRHEATHSRRQVFSCMYCGATFSQRGTLKVHEMEKHMEDELPEDVDRERGIKAKTDRAKKSHGKLFLCAYCGASFSQRGPLQAHERKEHPEKELPEGDDHLEGDGQESEGVPDTGNVKDADKSKQDVVEDSHKGSRLKSGQADVDVSPHKCRYCHSSFNTTLQLREHEITHARGKTFVCEYCGATFSQMGTLKIHEMQRHLDQEVRAGNKRKLSSHVPPKPKAKMYYCDKCSESFTSEAERNKHVMKHPTCYLCDKRFANDRGLQTHMHIHHSGNQFKCETCKKQFSHLAQLKRHQVFHEEDRPFKCGSCEATYKQKWALQQHQVTHSDYVYKCDQCGKRFRRPYSLQRHQAESCCKAAQEYNCLQCKQVFTNKEECHQHIIINHAEVLYKCTNCQQTFKNVTELNKHEANRSFCSQYLASQSPKDDDVYRCSDCKESFEDIISLGCHTCQIVEGVKKCGYCQESFESSERLKEHEQTMHKTEKKNGAEEVVHKCASCHQDFETLKSLQEHEEVCEPKNRDEVIGDGLNSHREAADEREKVKPADEQGEQPVEAAASLQSNDGKAVVSSDKEPAQQTDDKQKADSTEEDETFSCELCELTFDTQSLLSTHEETHKIPDNSSQAVKTVISYKCDKCEKSFARFQDCVNHEQGCNFSKETKKQQGDGAFTCGYCVASFTSKELLKKHLSSHLHDLESSGSEVEALSDSVANEDEGFSLFKLSNRRSTKPIFPFGNGEDLSAQNKSTGASKRGHSKSATASSSLTPDGTRSRRSSRKRLSLDATPSGSASKRQRAKSESVSPVSPNVVVTTTRRGRNVVTPARFREQLTMDDDDFEEIDDTEEEVEEGFGDGSGIDEDNGSGDEDDESVNGDTEDSLVESETCGKVADKVQSNKKKNKKSKRLDRRLGNYGSKKVGSYTCRLCPSTFNGIVRLKNHQVIHKRKGKLQCRYCNAGFDHKQYQLDHERIHTGHLYSCKMCSSTFKWVYNLKRHMESQHDVHMNTAALMEEDDMNRDEGVDKQSSGNRMKGPDVSSRNLRSKKKNIHKEAGKQSLDREKKELLGRRRSDRNIEEGGYKQSHGREESESDENDSGEEVMEIDTDRLRLESDRNNDGDNKVSSEVEEKEAHENSANQSSSEKKKVAYKCELCPSTFSGPGKFHHHKYVHTRNYEHKCSYCSASYRSKVHKEEHERLHTGHLYRCQFCDTTYIWGDGWERHMKGIHGIDTTIEKRKLQEDQKLRASVGERKAVTIHLRKLDVDAVSMSNESVSSEPGMREEEQKICRKLQEQLVAQTVDEKKKEEGEYEQSSQLWKEEDGKFMCSLCPGIYNTKYYMIQHLEVHGRNREFKCRYCSASYNAESHLENHERLHTGDVTRCDVCNKTFTWDVTLRRHLKTRRHLRRVAQSKGVPVSDSYEKGEAESSDEKEEMDVQSMSSASSDEDEQTKSSKESQKVGGEEQDVCQEQLVALTVDKKKEDVEYEQSSKLWKEEDGKFTCSLCPGIYNARFYIIQHLEVHTRNSEFKCRYCSASYNAERHLENHSASILAM